The following proteins are co-located in the Betta splendens chromosome 9, fBetSpl5.4, whole genome shotgun sequence genome:
- the snapc4 gene encoding snRNA-activating protein complex subunit 4 isoform X2, which produces MSLSLSAERERLQRQVEELENILSVTHTELQLLSSDTDEEADEEDAERSAAGLLALREKVQKEIQNLETVLGTEDGSIWVSDDDGSSEESELSLSVDSCLQLNLIYQQVVQETLDQLETLLTQNHRQQNELEFQLSGTGKEPAREQPSSSSSYQQPISLYLGRFLKPYFKDKLTGLVWWERCSKNRCFCMYKCIPNLDGCLEPLEQGPPANQETKEKNSRMTGCLNNKKLRVKRWESWQKTLLIHSVSRDGLRRQIQPKLSRVDYLTQKLTSAKETDRQQLRGQIDTLEKEIDLLRAKKEEELIGGRYDEHDWQKISNIDFEGTRDADDIRRFWQNFLHPSVNKTRWSQQEVQQLKVISRRHGERHWETIAQELGTARTAFMCLQTFQRFVSDSLRRRTWTPAEDALLRELVDKMRIGNFIPYTQMSYFMKGRDPAQLIYRWNQVLDPSLKKGPWTKQEDQLLLEAVSRYGEKNWWKIRLEVPGRTDSACRDRYHDCLKAGTRRGGFDRRERELLLQLVDKHGVGHWAKIAAEIPHRNDAQCLRAWKQVSRLQPSQKHNTARQHLRRRNEGKTSSAKKSIKRRLIKVEEEEEESTEEDDEELVVQYMDSDGENDEKEIVELKMIKETEQKEEYTFPPMDQLIPAEKTENFTFLSFRPVVLPSPADAPTGRTDRSTVVGKFGRSVIIGPSPRLLQWEERHSTNRMMMMSPDQLRAYLHRRAHHVRNETQVTDLGLDYELQASVMPWIGNLLFPSKARLTTADVLRGRGEKAQLSSTLVFQLLLQAMNVDTAGCKKMIEQRRNKVVFMTPPPNPTSVQQKDPRTVAGMLQQRRATTEHSQILKQLPELPHQDKQKHQQLPLTQQTQPQQFLLMQPQPPPPHMSLSFAKEVIVRHVYTPPLSPHGPSAGRVSTSQIPASSSLYRLSDLSASTAPSSCSQLAATVPQDLKEGLPPHTGSILPPTSSQPCLAPWRKQVEAASIGQDGEQSRTQLEANVSKAKSRRKTLSCNRTQTQSMHQPLQLRPACIQSVALPTIYAGREVSTTQNLSSAPPPCLPDHDYSLVGPYPNPGLCDSDSRHLSPASKQIPSQLLPITPSHPPNYHLRERKRGSGEAGQSVDGVGKGKRIRRQSQKAKDCQETTKAQAPTKLKKTSSPCKKRPRKCQIQRPIQLVTPFPGLCLRPGQSMWIMTPGGLVQVAQVPTQALQLPLVPNGPFQLSPGRILAQRCVPLSSRGCRPLAPKPSIESVHETFPNHKSGICTFEIFPPTCVPQHVPYLVSSPIPSCPPEPNGVRMHSAEPTPSRRHLMQFSSFLMFLEPHVDVCGWLSGQGGVLVPGDGMALPYLPPFVSSLDVFSALLRTKRSLTKSSLQLLSQGSKPRHPQAKRKPDGKTEKMSSQPPPNLPDSTSGVGLHGDPPDFSISPDLSVEEAELVASVRQLVAERFSSNPAYQLLKARFLSCFTVPALMATVPPVTKKTLARRDNQQDEEECVEVLELRKSKERRRWRRSEVIGAEDEEQLFNDPALIIRRRKVGALLDILQRTGVKGYTAFLESLELDYPQLYSRITGKEPNKTFSILIDTAGESGLTQFLMSELSRLQRVLQDEKRRRQLACSVAKDQEAWSRQQQLRDRELRKLTERVQRFREERDRLSEEMKQLRDHNYSLMADINTLNQEKSNALLANRDLQIEVERLKNTVQRAESQTRLLRRRTARPPQEGRGMILPTDTFFHPDRLEEQKEEKPEEKRETEEDTKEEEKKEEDKKEQKKEKLKHSRNPQMNLLATVFKLRRELHKAEEQRTRSVEEKEELELCCAELKGDAKMYRQRNKQTLHQLEEVIRERDKTLVLQAEQQEEVRLLMHEKDQYREHVRKLTEQSDKLELLLLRSQGEVLQLRTRLRRITCNTHQCERSSEEEEESAEKATKGSSGTSGEKEEAATLQQHSSAPGDAEDCEEKSRTAASWEEPTDGCVTVGNRPHFFYRRQRALRSKFTGLDYTGCNLDDSSISDISDSD; this is translated from the exons ATGTCTCTATCTCTGTCAGCAGAAAGAGAACGACTCCAGCGTcaagtggaggagctggagaacattCTGTCTGTAAcgcacactgagctgcagctgctgagcagtGACACAG ATGAAGAAGCAGATGAGGAGGACGCTGAACGG TCTGCTGCAGGTTTGCTGGCTCTGAGAGAAAAGGTCCAGAAAGAGATCCAGAACCTGGAGACGGTGCTGGGAACAGAGGATGGTTCAATCTGGGTTTCAG ACGATGATGGCAGCAGCGAGGAG AGTGAGCTCAGCCTTTCAGTGGACTCCTGTCTTCAGCTGAACCTAATTTATCAGCAGGTGGTTCAGGAGACTCTGGACCAGCTGGAAACACTACTAACTCAAAACCATAGACAACAG AATGAGCTGGAGTTCCAGCTGTCTGGGACAGGCAAAGAGCCTGCTAGAGAGCagccatcatcctcctcctcctatcagcagccaatcagcttgTATTTGGGCCGCTTCCTGAAGCCTTACTTCAAGGATAAACTGACAGGACTGGTATGGTGGGAGCGATGTTCGAAGAACAGATGTTTTTGTATGTATAAATGTATTCCAAACCTGGATGGTTGTTTAGAGCCTTTAGAGCAG ggtcCTCCAGCCAATCAGGAGACGAAGGAGAAGAACAGCAGGATGACAGGATGTCTGAACAACAAGAAGCTCAGAGTGAAACGAT GGGAGAGTTGGCAGAAAACTTTGTTAATCCACTCTGTGTCCAGAGACGGTCTGAGGAGACAGATCCAGCCCAAACTGTCCAG GGTTGACTACCTGACTCAAAAACTGACCTCAGcgaaggagacagacaggcaacagCTCAGAGGGCAGATAGACACATTGGAGAAAGAAATCGACCTGCTCAG AgcgaagaaggaggaggagctaaTAGGTGGTCGATATGACGAACACGATTGGCAGAAAATATCAAATATTGAC TTTGAAGGAACAAGGGATGCAGATGACATCCGTCGGTTCTGGCAGAACTTCCTCCATCCGTCTGTCAACAAGACCCGGTGGAgtcagcaggaggtgcagcagctgaaagTTATCAGTAGGCGACATGGGGAAAGACACTGGGAGACCATCGCTCAGGAGCTTGGG ACGGCGAGAACAGCATTCATGTGTCTTCAGACGTTTCAGCGTTTTGTCTCAGACTCCCTGAGACGCAGGACCTGGACTCCTGCTGAAGATGCCCTCCTCAGAGAACTTGTGGACAAGATGAGGATCGGGAACTTCATCCCCTACACCCAGA TGAGTTACTTCATGAAAGGGCGGGACCCTGCTCAGCTGATCTACAGGTGGAACCAAGTTTTGGACCCTAGCCTGAAGAAAGGACCATGGACTAAGCAGGAGGACCAG CTCTTGCTGGAAGCTGTTTCACGTTACGGAGAGAAGAACTGGTGGAAGATTAGGTTGGAAGTTCCTGGACGCACTGACAGCGCCTGTAGAGACCG ataTCACGACTGTTTGAAGGCAGGAACCAGGAGAGGCGGGTTTGACAGACGAGAGCGGGAGCTGCTACTGCAGCTGGTGGACAAACATGGAGTTG gTCACTGGGCAAAGATTGCTGCTGAGATTCCTCATCGTAATGACGCTCAGTGTCTGAGAGCGTGGAAGCAAGTGAGCAGGCTACAACCAAGTCAG aaacacaacacagctagGCAACACCTCAGAAGGAGAAATGAGGGGAAGACGTCATCTGCTAAAAAGAGCATCAAGAGGCGACTGATAAaggttgaagaggaagaggaggagagcactGAGGAAGACGATGAGGAGTTGGTGGTGCAGTACATGGACAGTGATGGGGAGAACGATGAAAAGGAGATAGTGGAATTGAAAATGATTAaagaaacagagcagaaggaggagtatACCTTTCCTCCAATGGATCAGTTGATTCCagcagaaaagacagaaaacttCACTTTCCTCAGCTTTCGTCCAGTGGTGTTACCTTCTCCTGCTGACGCCCCCACTGGGCGCACTGATCGCTCAACTGTTGTGGGAAAATTTGGACGCTCTGTGATTATTGGACCCAGTCCTAGACTTTTGCAGTGGGAAGAGCGCCACAGTACCAACCGTATGATGATGATGTCCCCTGACCAGCTGCGAGCCTACCTGCATCGCAGGGCTCACCATGTCCGTAACGAGACCCAAGTGACAGACTTGGGCTTGGACTATGAGCTCCAGGCTTCAGTGATGCCGTGGATTGGCAACCTGCTGTTCCCATCAAAAGCCAGACTGACCACGGCAGATGTCCTAAGGGGTCGAGGAGAGAAGGCCCAGTTGTCTTCAACTTTGGTcttccagctccttctccaggcCATGAACGTGGACACTGCCGGGTGTAAGAAGATGATAGAGCAAAGAAGGAACAAAGTGGTGTTTATGACCCCACCCCCAAATCCTACCTCTGTACAGCAGAAGGATCCCCGGACCGTTGCAGgaatgctgcagcagaggagggcaACGACAGAGCACAGCCAAATTCTGAAACAGCTTCCGGAGCTGCCGCAccaagacaaacagaaacaccaaCAACTGCCTCTCACACAGCAAACCCAGCCACAGCAATTCCTCCTGATGCAGcctcaacctcctcctcctcacatgtCTCTGTCTTTTGCTAAAGAAGTCATCGTCCGCCATGTATATACACCCCCCCTCTCTCCGCATGGACCCTCTGCTGGGAGGGTCTCCACCTCTCAGATTCCAGCATCATCTTCTCTTTACAGACTGAGTGACCTGTCTGCCTCTACGGCaccaagcagctgcagccaactGGCTGCCACTGTACCTCAGGATCTCAAAGAAGGCCTGCCGCCCCACACTGGCTCCATCCtgccacccacatccagccagCCGTGCCTGGCCCCCTGGAGGAAGCAAGTGGAGGCTGCTAGCATTGGTCAGGATGGGGAACAGAGCAGAACTCAGCTGGAAGCAAATGTATCTAAG GCTAAAAGCAGACGGAAAACTCTTTCATGCAATAGAACCCAGACCCAGAGCATGCAccagcctctgcagctccgACCTGCATGTATCCAGTCTGTAGCGTTACCCACTATATACGCTGGCAGGGAGGTGTCCACAACCCAGAACCTCAGTTCAGCCCCACCTCCTTGTTTACCAGACCATGACTACTCCTTGGTTGGTCCTTACCCCAATCCAGGTCTTTGTGACTCTGACTCAAGACACCTGAGTCCAGCCTCGAAACAAATACCCTCCCAATTACTTCCAATTACTCCCAGCCACCCTCCCAATTATCACCTCAGAGAAAGAAAACGAGGAAGTGGAGAGGCCGGCCAGTCTGTGGATGGAGTTGGCAAAGGGAAAAGGATTCGAAGGCAGAGTCAGAAAGCCAAAGATTGTCAAGAAACTACTAAAGCCCAG GCTCCAACAAAACTAAAGAAAACTTCTTCCCCATGTAAGAAGCGCCCCCGTAAATGTCAGATTCAGAGACCCATACAGCTAGTGACACCATTTCCTGGGTTATGTTTACGTCCTGGTCAGTCCATGTGGATCATGACTCCTGGTGGACTGGTCCAGGTTGCACAAGTCCCGACCCAAGCTTTGCAACTGCCATTGGTTCCTAATGGCCCCTTCCAACTTTCACCAGGTCGAATTTTAGCACAACGTTGTGTGCCGCTCTCCTCCAGAGGCTGTCGACCACTTGCACCCAAACCATCCATTGAGTCTGTCCACGAAACCTTTCCCAACCACAAATCAGGCATCTGCACATTTGAAATCTTCCCCCCAACATGTGTCCCACAACATGTCCCATATCTTGTGTCCTCACCCATCCCCTCCTGTCCCCCAGAGCCTAACGGCGTCAGAATGCACTCTGCAGAGCCCACCCCTTCTAGGAGGCACCTGATGCAGTTCAGTTCCTTTCTCATGTTCCTTGAGCCCCATGTGGATGTGTGTGGTTGGCTAAGTGGGCAGGGAGGCGTTCTGGTACCTGGAGATGGCATGGCTCTACCCTACCTACCGCCCTTTGTCAGCAGCCTGGATGTGTTCAGTGCACTGCTCCGCACCAAGAGGTCTCTAACCAAATCATCCCTACAGCTGCTGAGTCAAGGATCCAAACCTCGACACCCCCAAGCAAAGCGCAAACCTGAtggcaaaacagaaaaaatgtcCAGTCAGCCCCCACCAAATCTACCAGACTCAACCTCTGGCGTTGGACTACATGGAGACCCACCAG ATTTCTCCATCAGCCCTGACCTCAgtgtggaggaggctgagctggtgGCATCGGTGCGTCAACTGGTGGCAGAGCGTTTTTCATCTAATCCTGCGTACCAGCTGCTGAAAGCCCGCTTCCTTTCCTGCTTCACGGTCCCAGCCCTGATGGCCACCGTCCCACCAGTAACAAAGAAAACTCTGGCTCGGCGAGATAATCAACAGGACGAAGAGGAGTGCGTAGAAGTGTTAGAGCtgaggaaaagcaaagaaagaagaagatggaggagatcAGAG GTAATCggggctgaggatgaggagcagctcTTCAATGACCCGGCGCTCATAATCCGGAGAAGAAAAGTTG GAGCTCTGCTGGACATTTTGCAGAGGACAGGGGTCAAAGGCTACACAGCCTTCCTAGAGAGTCTAGAGCTGGATTATCCTCAACTGTACAGTCGCATCACTGGGAAGGAGCCCAATAAAACCTTCAGCATCCTCATTG ACACAGCAGGAGAATCTGGTTTGACTCAGTTCTTGATGTCAGAGCTCAGTCGACTGCAGAGGGTGCTACAAGATGAGAAAAGACGCCGTCAACTGGCCTGCTCTGTTGCAAAGGATCAG GAGGCTTGGTCtcgccagcagcagctgagggaccGCGAGCTCAGGAAGTTGACTGAGCGCGTGCAGAGGTTTCGGGAGGAGCGCGATCGTCTGAGCGAAGAGATGAAGCAGCTCAGGGATCACAACTACAGTTTGATGGCTGACATCAACACTCTGAACCAGGAGAAGAGCAATGCCCTGCTGGCCAACAGAGACCTGCAGATAGAG GTGGAGCGTCTGAAGAACACGGTGCAGCGAGCTGAGAGCCAGACTCGCCTGCTCCGCCGACGAACAGCTAGGCCACCGCAGGAG GGCAGAGGTATGATTCTGCCCACAGACACCTTCTTCCACCCCGATCgactggaggagcagaaagaggagaaaccagaggaaaagagggagacagaggaggacaccaaagaggaggagaaaaaagaagaggacaagaaggagcaaaagaagGAGAAGCTTAAGCACAGTCGAAATCCCCAAATGAACCTCCTCGCTACGGTGTTCAAACTAAGAAGGGAACTGcacaaagcagaggagcagagaaccAGG agtgtagaggagaaggaggagctggagctgtgctGTGCTGAGCTGAAGGGAGATGCCAAGATGTACCGCCAGCGAAACAAACAGAccctccatcagctggaggaggtgatcCGAGAGCGAGACAAG ACTCTGGTCctgcaggcagagcagcaggaagaggtgCGGCTGCTGATGCATGAGAAGGACCAGTACAGGGAGCATGTGAGGAAGCTCACTGAGCAATCTGATAAACTGGAGCTGCTCTTGCTGAGGTCACAGGGGGAGGTGCTACAGCTGCGGACACGCCTCCGCAGAATTACCTGCAACACCCACCAg TGTGAAagaagcagtgaggaagaggaggaatcGGCAGAGAAGGCCACCAAAG GCAGCAGTGGGACGTccggagagaaggaggaggcagcaacactgcagcagcacagctcagctccaggaGACGCCGAGGACTGTGAGGAGAAGAGCAGAACCGCTGCATCATGG GAGGAGCCGACAGATGGATGTGTGACCGTCGGAAATAGACCACACTTCTTTTACCGAAG GCAGCGTGCGCTAAGGTCAAAGTTCACCGGCTTGGATTACACAGGCTGTAACCTTGATGATAGCAGCATCAGCGACATCAGCGACTCTGACTGA